In Gossypium arboreum isolate Shixiya-1 chromosome 5, ASM2569848v2, whole genome shotgun sequence, a single genomic region encodes these proteins:
- the LOC108452964 gene encoding 5'-adenylylsulfate reductase 3, chloroplastic isoform X2, with product MLSHAATTSAPEVSEKVEVEDFEQLAKELNNASPLEIMDKALEKFGNDIAIAFSGAEDVALIEYAKLTGRPFRVFSLDTGRLNPETYRFFDEVEKHYGIRIEYMFPDAVEVQALVRSKGLFSFYEDGHQECCRVRKVRPLRRALKGLRAWITGQRKDQSPGTRSEVPVVQVDPVFEGLGGGDGSLVKWNPVANVDGKDIWNFLRAMNVPVNSLHAQGFVSIGCEPCTRPVLPGQHEREGRWWWEDAKAKECGLHKGNLKEDGAAQANGNVATTESDIFNSQSLVTLSRTGIENLAKLESRKESWVVVLYAPWCPFCQAMEASYVELAEKLAGSGVKVAKFRADGEQKEYSKNELQLGSFPTILFFPKHSAKPIKYASEKRDVDSLMAFVNALR from the exons ATGCTTTCTCATGCTGCAACCACCTCTGCTCCTG AAGTGTCGGAAAAAGTTGAGGTGGAGGATTTTGAGCAATTGGCCAAAGAACTTAACAATGCTTCTCCACTCGAAATCATGGATAAGGCTCTGGAGAAATTTGGAAACGACATCGCTATTGCTTTCAG TGGAGCGGAGGATGTTGCTTTGATTGAGTATGCAAAATTGACTGGTAGGCCATTTAGGGTGTTCAGCCTTGATACTGGCAGGCTGAACCCAGAAACCTACCGATTCTTTGATGAGGTTGAGAAGCATTATGGGATTCGTATTGAGTACATGTTTCCTGATGCTGTTGAAGTTCAGGCCTTGGTTAGGAGCAAAGGGTTGTTTTCATTTTACGAGGATGGGCACCAAGAATGCTGCCGTGTTAGGAAAGTGAGGCCTTTGAGGAGAGCACTCAAGGGGTTGCGTGCCTGGATTACTGGTCAAAGGAAAGATCAGTCTCCGGGAACTAGGTCGGAAGTTCCTGTTGTTCAGGTGGATCCTGTTTTCGAAGGTTTGGGTGGTGGGGATGGTAGCTTGGTGAAGTGGAACCCGGTTGCCAATGTTGATGGTAAAGACATTTGGAATTTCCTCCGGGCGATGAATGTGCCGGTCAATTCTTTGCATGCCCAAGGATTTGTATCCATTGGTTGCGAGCCTTGCACGAGACCAGTATTACCAGGACAACATGAGAGGGAAGGTAGGTGGTGGTGGGAGGATGCCAAGGCCAAGGAGTGTGGTCTTCATAAAGGGAACCTGAAAGAAGACGGTGCAGCTCAAGCTAATGGAAATGTGGCTACCACTGAAAGTGACATTTTCAATAGCCAGAGCTTGGTCACACTGAGTAGGACTGGAATTGAGAATTTGGCAAAATTGGAGAGCCGGAAAGAATCATGGGTTGTTGTGCTCTATGCTCCATGGTGCCCTTTTTGCCAG GCAATGGAAGCATCGTATGTTGAATTGGCTGAGAAGCTGGCAGGTTCTGGTGTGAAGGTTGCAAAATTCAGAGCTGATGGTGAACAAAAGGAATACTCGAAGAACGAGTTGCAGTTGGGAAGCTTCCCCACTATACTTTTCTTCCCCAAACACTCAGCTAAGCCAATAAAGTATGCCTCTGAGAAGAGGGATGTTGATTCATTGATGGCCTTCGTTAATGCCCTCCGATGA
- the LOC108452964 gene encoding 5'-adenylylsulfate reductase 2, chloroplastic isoform X1 encodes MAFAVTSSPAAISGSSFSRSSASSDLKIPQIGSFRLADRHATVNLSQKRCAVKPVNAKPKRNDSMLSHAATTSAPEVSEKVEVEDFEQLAKELNNASPLEIMDKALEKFGNDIAIAFSGAEDVALIEYAKLTGRPFRVFSLDTGRLNPETYRFFDEVEKHYGIRIEYMFPDAVEVQALVRSKGLFSFYEDGHQECCRVRKVRPLRRALKGLRAWITGQRKDQSPGTRSEVPVVQVDPVFEGLGGGDGSLVKWNPVANVDGKDIWNFLRAMNVPVNSLHAQGFVSIGCEPCTRPVLPGQHEREGRWWWEDAKAKECGLHKGNLKEDGAAQANGNVATTESDIFNSQSLVTLSRTGIENLAKLESRKESWVVVLYAPWCPFCQAMEASYVELAEKLAGSGVKVAKFRADGEQKEYSKNELQLGSFPTILFFPKHSAKPIKYASEKRDVDSLMAFVNALR; translated from the exons ATGGCGTTTGCTGTTACCTCTTCCCCGGCTGCAATTTCTGGTTCCAGCTTTTCTCGTTCAAGTGCCTCCTCTGACCTCAAAA TTCCGCAAATTGGTTCATTTCGGCTAGCGGATCGCCATGCAACGGTGAATCTATCTCAAAAGCGTTGCGCAGTGAAGCCCGTGAATGCGAAGCCAAAGAGGAACGATTCCATGCTTTCTCATGCTGCAACCACCTCTGCTCCTG AAGTGTCGGAAAAAGTTGAGGTGGAGGATTTTGAGCAATTGGCCAAAGAACTTAACAATGCTTCTCCACTCGAAATCATGGATAAGGCTCTGGAGAAATTTGGAAACGACATCGCTATTGCTTTCAG TGGAGCGGAGGATGTTGCTTTGATTGAGTATGCAAAATTGACTGGTAGGCCATTTAGGGTGTTCAGCCTTGATACTGGCAGGCTGAACCCAGAAACCTACCGATTCTTTGATGAGGTTGAGAAGCATTATGGGATTCGTATTGAGTACATGTTTCCTGATGCTGTTGAAGTTCAGGCCTTGGTTAGGAGCAAAGGGTTGTTTTCATTTTACGAGGATGGGCACCAAGAATGCTGCCGTGTTAGGAAAGTGAGGCCTTTGAGGAGAGCACTCAAGGGGTTGCGTGCCTGGATTACTGGTCAAAGGAAAGATCAGTCTCCGGGAACTAGGTCGGAAGTTCCTGTTGTTCAGGTGGATCCTGTTTTCGAAGGTTTGGGTGGTGGGGATGGTAGCTTGGTGAAGTGGAACCCGGTTGCCAATGTTGATGGTAAAGACATTTGGAATTTCCTCCGGGCGATGAATGTGCCGGTCAATTCTTTGCATGCCCAAGGATTTGTATCCATTGGTTGCGAGCCTTGCACGAGACCAGTATTACCAGGACAACATGAGAGGGAAGGTAGGTGGTGGTGGGAGGATGCCAAGGCCAAGGAGTGTGGTCTTCATAAAGGGAACCTGAAAGAAGACGGTGCAGCTCAAGCTAATGGAAATGTGGCTACCACTGAAAGTGACATTTTCAATAGCCAGAGCTTGGTCACACTGAGTAGGACTGGAATTGAGAATTTGGCAAAATTGGAGAGCCGGAAAGAATCATGGGTTGTTGTGCTCTATGCTCCATGGTGCCCTTTTTGCCAG GCAATGGAAGCATCGTATGTTGAATTGGCTGAGAAGCTGGCAGGTTCTGGTGTGAAGGTTGCAAAATTCAGAGCTGATGGTGAACAAAAGGAATACTCGAAGAACGAGTTGCAGTTGGGAAGCTTCCCCACTATACTTTTCTTCCCCAAACACTCAGCTAAGCCAATAAAGTATGCCTCTGAGAAGAGGGATGTTGATTCATTGATGGCCTTCGTTAATGCCCTCCGATGA
- the LOC128292618 gene encoding glycine-rich protein 5-like has protein sequence MTVCRVSVFVLVGVLFLCGCIDGRKLVSEKEVHAVGESKSFFPYIPGFGGGFGWPGAGGGLGGGGGGGGGGGGGGGGGGKGGAGYGFGGGVGGGFGSGNGGLGGGGGGGGGGGGGGAGSNGGGFGGGYGGGFGGGSGIP, from the coding sequence ATGACTGTCTGCAGGGTTTCTGTCTTCGTGCTTGTTGGTGTTCTTTTTCTTTGCGGTTGCATTGATGGTAGGAAGCTAGTGAGTGAAAAGGAAGTGCATGCGGTTGGTGAGAGTAAATCGTTCTTCCCCTATATCCCTGGTTTTGGTGGTGGATTCGGTTGGCCTGGTGCTGGTGGCGGCTTAGGTGGTGGGGGAGGTGGTGGTGGCGGTGGCGGTGGTGGTGGAGGTGGGGGTGGCAAAGGAGGTGCTGGATATGGTTTTGGGGGTGGAGTTGGAGGTGGGTTTGGGTCTGGAAACGGAGGGCTTGGTGGCGGAGGAGGAGGTGGAGGCGGTGGTGGTGGGGGAGGTGCTGGTTCAAATGGCGGTGGGTTTGGCGGAGGATATGGAGGAGGATTTGGAGGCGGAAGCGGAATACCGTGA
- the LOC108453079 gene encoding uncharacterized protein LOC108453079: MADVVQYRLERMVDELDDLESRGIFTRREIAEIVKQRRKFEYRLKRPSPLKQDFIAYIDYETQLDALRRLRKKAATRELLRQGKKKTKTRKSVSDFAPVSRIMEIYRLAVMRYKGDVELWFRYLEFCRQRKNGRMKKVLAQVIRFHPKLPGVWIYAAAWEFDHNLNVAAARALMQSGLRMCPNSEDLWVEYLRMELTYLNKLKARKVALGEDKGTLVRDKKDADEKQWKEENKDLFMSLDDEDKENNDHVSDEESEKKLDLFSEHASGLLKTVYSGAIQALPSSFSLRKQFLEILESIEVADSEELRSEILRDMKRDFSADPEYWDWLARLEMSDASITGEKNEDAMHSRLQMAVQVYEEAIEAVPSATMFKLYINFLLDAIASERGEVEAFSLSDHASSYISDILKVYEKAETTGCLTEELACQCISFYTQLGRLEEAKKVAENLCSGKLLDSVQLWLLRVSVEIRCITKDSLSPSKADALSIFELFRTVLTKMSISEAESLWIMALKFFANQKKSFEKLIELSLKAVAKYGGSENGFSLSSAVVNFILQKDGLKHAREVYKRFLALPHPGLALYKNCIELESNLASLGNEDSLVNTRKLYEAALATYDQDTSLWKDYHSVETKLGTSETAAAIYWRARKSLKDSAVDFTSPDQL, encoded by the exons ATGGCGGACGTAGTTCAATACCGTCTCGAGCGCATGGTGGACGAGCTCGATGACCTCGAAAGTCGAGGTATCTTCACTCGTCGCGAGATCGCCGAGATAGTTAAGCAACGTCGCAAGTTCGAATACCGACTCAAGCGGCCTTCTCCCCTCAAGCAAGATTTCATTGCCTATATCGACTACGAGACTCAGCTCGACGCTCTCCGCCGGCTCCGTAAAAAAGCTGCAACTCGTGAACTCCTGCGCCAAGGAAAGAAGAAGACCAAGACGAGAAAATCGGTTTCCGATTTCGCCCCCGTCTCGAGAATCATGGAGATATATAGACTTGCCGTTATGAGGTATAAAGGAGATGTTGAGCTTTGGTTTCGGTACCTTGAGTTTTGTAGGCAGAGAAAGAATGGGAGAATGAAAAAG GTTTTGGCCCAAGTGATTAGGTTCCATCCTAAGCTGCCAGGAGTTTGGATATATGCAGCAGCTTGGGAATTTGATCATAATTTGAATGTAGCAGCTGCTCGTGCTTTAATGCAAAGTGGTTTGAGAATGTGTCCTAATTCAGAAGACCTTTGGGTAGAGTATCTGAGGATGGAACTTACTTACCTTAACAAGCTAAAAGCTCGAAAGGTTGCTCTTGGGGAGGATAAAGGAACCTTAGTTCGTGATAAAAAGGATGCCGATGAAAAGCAATGGAAGGAGGAAAACAAAGATTTGTTTATGTCCCTTGATGATGAAGACAAAGAAAACAATGATCATGTGTCAGATGAAGAGTCTGAGAAGAAATTGGATTTGTTTTCAGAGCATGCATCGGGGCTTCTTAAAACGGTATATAGTGGGGCAATTCAAGCACTTCCTTCTAGTTTTAGCCTCAGGAAACAATTTCTTGAGATACTGGAATCAATAGAGGTGGCAGATTCAGAGGAGCTTCGTAGTGAGATACTGAGGGATATGAAGAGAGACTTTTCAGCTGAtcctgaatattgggattggttagCAAGACTTGAAATGTCTGATGCCTCAATTACGGGGGAGAAGAATGAAGATGCCATGCATTCTCGGTTGCAAATGGCAGTTCAG GTTTATGAAGAGGCAATAGAAGCAGTGCCTTCAGCCACGATGTTTAAATTGTACATAAATTTTTTGCTGGATGCCATTGCTTCTGAAAGAGGAGAAGTAGAGGCCTTTAGCTTATCCGATCATGCCTCCAGCTATATTTCAGATATCTTGAAGGTTTATGAGAAGGCTGAAACAACAGGGTGTCTTACTGAAGAACTTGCTTGCCAATGTATTTCATTTTACACACAACTGGGGAGATTGGAGGAAGCCAAGAAAGTAGCAGAGAATCTTTGCAGTGGAAAACTTTTAGATTCAGTACAACTGTGGCTTTTAAGGGTTTCAGTAGAAATTAGATGTATCACAAAGGATTCTCTTTCTCCTAGCAAGGCTGATGCATTATCCATCTTTGAACTTTTTAGAACTGTTCTAACAAAAATGTCAATATCAGAAGCTGAGAGCTTGTGGATAATG GCTCTCAAATTCTTTGCAAATCAGAAaaaatcttttgagaagctgattGAACTTTCTCTCAAGGCAGTCGCTAAATATGGTGGCAGTGAGAATGGGTTCTCTCTTTCTTCAGCTGTAGTTAATTTCATCCTTCAAAAGGATGGACTTAAACATGCAAGAGAGGTTTATAAGCG ATTCCTGGCGCTACCTCATCCAGGTCTTGCATTATACAAAAATTGCattgaattagagtcaaatctcgCTTCTCTTGGCAACGAGGATTCTCTAGTAAATACCCGAAAGTTGTACGAAGCTGCGCTTGCAACTTATGACCAAGACACTAGCTTATGGAAAGATTACCATTCCGTGGAAACTAAG TTGGGAACATCAGAAACTGCTGCTGCTATCTATTGGCGGGCTCGGAAATCCTTAAAGGACTCTGCTGTAGATTTTACTTCCCCTGATCAGTTATAA
- the LOC108453080 gene encoding aminomethyltransferase, mitochondrial has product MRGSLWHLGQSITRRVAQADKKAAARRFFASEADLKKTVLYNFHIAHGGKMVPFAGWSMPIQYKDSIMDSTVNCRQNGSLFDVSHMCGLSLKGKDCVPFLEKLVIADVAGLAPGTGTLTVFTNEKGGAIDDSVITKVKDDHIYLVVNAGCRDKDLAHIEEHMKAFKSKGGDVSWHIHDERSLLALQGPLAAPVLQHLTKEDLSKLYFGEFRIMYINGALCFLTRTGYTGEDGFEISVPSENAVDLAKAILEKSEGKVRLTGLGARDSLRLEAGLCLYGNDMEQHITPVEAGLTWAIGKRRRAEGGFLGAEVILKQLEEGPSIRRVGFTSNGPPPRSHSEIQDEKGNNIGEITSGGFSPCLKKNIAMGYVKSGLHKAGTKAKILVRGKAYDGVVTKMPFVPTKYYKPS; this is encoded by the exons ATGAGGGGAAGTCTTTGGCATCTTGGACAATCAATTACACGCCGTGTAGCTCAGGCTGACAAGAAGGCTGCAGCACGTCGATTCTTTGCTTCAGAAGCTGATCTGAAAAAGACTGTTCTTTATAACTTCCACATTGCTCATGGTGGGAAGATGGTCCCATTCGCCGGATGGAGCATGCCAATCCAGTACAAGGACTCAATTATGGACTCTACGGTGAATTGCAGGCAGAATGGTTCACTCTTTGACGTTTCTCATATGTGTGGGTTAAGCCTTAAGGGAAAGGACTGTGTTCCATTCCTTGAAAAGCTCGTCATTGCCGATGTTGCTGGACTCGCCCCTGGAACGGGAACACTAACTGTTTTTACAAACGAGAAGGGAGGGGCAATTGATGATTCCGTGATCACCAAAGTGAAGGATGATCACATTTACCTAGTTGTGAATGCAGGCTGTAGGGATAAAGATCTGGCTCACATCGAAGAGCATATGAAGGCATTCAAGTCCAAAGGTGGGGATGTCTCATGGCACATCCATGATGAGAGATCTCTCCTAGCTCTCCAG GGTCCTCTCGCTGCACCAGTTCTTCAACATCTTACAAAGGAAGATCTGAGCAAGCTATATTTTGGGGAATTCCGTATAATGTATATCAATGGTGCATTATGCTTTCTCACTCGAACGGG GTACACTGGTGAAGATGGATTTGAAATCTCAGTTCCCTCTGAAAATGCCGTGGATCTTGCTAAAGCAATCTTGGAGAAATCTGAAGGGAAGGTTAGGTTGACAGGACTTGGAGCTCGAGACAGTCTCCGACTTGAAGCTGGGCTGTGTTTATATGGTAATGACATGGAGCAACATATAACACCAGTGGAGGCTGGACTGACCTGGGCCATAGGGAAGAGGAGGAGAGCAGAAGGTGGATTCCTAGGAGCTGAGGTAATCCTTAAACAACTGGAAGAGGGGCCGTCAATCAGGCGAGTTGGCTTCACCTCCAATGGTCCACCTCCTCGATCCCACAGTGAGATTCAGGACGAGAAAGGGAACAACATTGGTGAAATCACCAGCGGAGGATTTAGTCCTTGCCTTAAGAAGAATATAGCAATGGGATACGTGAAATCTGGGTTACACAAGGCAGGCACCAAAGCTAAGATTTTGGTAAGAGGAAAGGCCTATGATGGGGTTGTCACGAAAATGCCATTTGTACCTACAAAATATTACAAACCATCCTAA